In Flavobacteriales bacterium TMED191, a single genomic region encodes these proteins:
- a CDS encoding 4Fe-4S dicluster domain-containing protein: MAIKITDACINCGACEPECPNTAIYEGGMPWNMAEGTSLNGNVKLMSGEDIDANKSINPISDEVYYISPDKCTECKGFHEEPQCAAVCPVDCCVPNEEIVEEEEVLLDKQKKLHS, from the coding sequence ATGGCGATAAAAATAACTGACGCTTGTATAAATTGTGGAGCATGTGAACCTGAATGCCCAAATACCGCAATATATGAAGGTGGAATGCCTTGGAATATGGCTGAAGGAACTTCATTAAACGGTAATGTAAAATTAATGTCAGGAGAAGATATTGATGCAAATAAAAGTATTAATCCTATTAGTGACGAAGTATATTATATTTCTCCAGATAAATGCACAGAATGCAAAGGATTTCATGAAGAGCCACAATGTGCTGCTGTATGTCCAGTAGATTGTTGTGTTCCAAACGAAGAAATTGTTGAAGAAGAAGAAGTACTATTAGACAAGCAGAAAAAGCTACACTCTTAA
- a CDS encoding lycopene cyclase domain-containing protein: MNLIDQSFLYLLLMILSISYPLLNSFEQKIKFINYWKALFPSIIIMMMIFIPWDIWFTSVGVWSFNKNYIIGYFILNLPIEEWLFFIFIPFCCVFIHEVLNYYFPINIINLSSRFVRFFSIILFLISILFISKLYTFCVLIITAISVFVISFQNKIFINDLIRTYLVSLVPFLLVNGVLTGSFNSPVVIYNSQEIINIRLFNIPFEDFLYCFSMLSLTILPYEIFKKNYLYN; the protein is encoded by the coding sequence ATGAATTTAATTGATCAATCTTTTTTATATCTCCTTTTGATGATTCTCTCTATAAGTTATCCATTGTTGAACAGTTTCGAACAAAAGATAAAATTTATAAACTACTGGAAGGCATTGTTTCCCTCAATAATAATAATGATGATGATTTTTATTCCATGGGATATATGGTTTACATCTGTTGGTGTTTGGAGTTTTAATAAAAATTATATTATTGGTTACTTTATTTTAAACTTACCTATAGAAGAGTGGTTGTTTTTTATTTTTATACCATTTTGCTGTGTTTTTATTCATGAGGTTTTAAATTATTACTTTCCTATTAATATTATAAATCTAAGTTCACGATTTGTTAGATTTTTTTCGATTATTTTATTTTTGATTTCAATTTTATTTATTTCTAAATTATATACTTTTTGTGTTTTAATAATTACAGCTATTTCAGTATTTGTTATTTCTTTTCAAAATAAAATATTTATTAATGATTTAATTAGAACATATCTAGTTAGCTTAGTTCCCTTTTTATTAGTAAACGGTGTTTTAACAGGAAGTTTTAATAGTCCAGTGGTAATATATAATTCTCAAGAAATTATCAATATTAGACTTTTTAATATTCCATTTGAAGACTTTTTATATTGTTTTTCTATGCTATCATTGACAATTCTGCCATATGAAATTTTTAAAAAAAATTATCTTTATAACTAG